A window of Microcystis aeruginosa FD4 contains these coding sequences:
- a CDS encoding RNA-guided endonuclease InsQ/TnpB family protein: MEKAYSFRFYPTPEQESLLRRTLGCVRLVYNKALHLRTQAWYEKQERVGYTETSSMLTEWKKQEELDFLNEVSCVPLQQGLRHLQTAFTNFFAGRTKYPNFKKKHQGGSAEFTKSAFKFKDRQIYLAKCTEPLPIRWSRQIPEACEPSTVTVRLHPSGRWHISIRFDDPTIKPLPVTDKAIGIDLGISSLVITSDGDKVSNPKHFKKHYQRLRRASKSLSRKQKGSKNREKARIKVAKIHAQITDSRKDHLHKLTTQLVRENQTIVVENLAVKNLVKNPKLSQAISDVSWGEITRQLAYKCRWYGRNYLEIDRWFPSSKRCSNCGYIAEKMPLNIREWDCPDCGTHHDRDVNASKNILAAGLAVSVCRATIRPEQSKTGAAGAKNPSGQKQKPKS, from the coding sequence ATGGAAAAAGCCTATTCGTTTCGATTTTACCCCACACCCGAACAAGAGTCGCTATTGCGGCGCACTTTGGGCTGTGTAAGATTGGTTTACAATAAAGCTCTCCATCTCAGAACACAAGCATGGTACGAAAAGCAAGAAAGAGTAGGATATACTGAAACCTCTTCAATGCTAACCGAGTGGAAAAAGCAAGAAGAATTAGACTTTCTCAACGAAGTAAGCTGTGTACCTTTGCAACAAGGGTTAAGACACCTACAAACAGCTTTCACTAACTTCTTTGCTGGTCGTACTAAGTATCCTAACTTTAAGAAAAAACATCAAGGAGGAAGTGCCGAATTTACTAAGTCAGCTTTTAAATTTAAAGACAGACAAATCTATTTAGCTAAATGCACAGAACCTTTACCTATTCGATGGTCAAGACAAATCCCAGAAGCTTGTGAACCAAGCACAGTAACAGTCAGATTACATCCCTCAGGACGCTGGCATATCTCAATTAGATTTGATGACCCAACAATTAAGCCATTACCAGTAACAGATAAAGCCATCGGAATTGACTTAGGAATTAGTAGCCTAGTAATTACCAGCGATGGTGACAAAGTGTCTAATCCTAAGCATTTTAAAAAGCATTATCAGAGACTGCGAAGAGCATCGAAAAGCCTTTCTCGAAAACAGAAAGGGTCAAAGAATCGAGAAAAAGCGAGAATCAAAGTAGCCAAAATTCACGCCCAAATTACTGATAGTAGAAAAGACCATTTACACAAGCTAACCACTCAATTAGTTCGTGAAAACCAAACGATTGTAGTTGAGAATTTAGCCGTCAAGAATCTGGTCAAAAACCCGAAATTATCTCAGGCAATATCTGACGTTAGTTGGGGAGAAATTACCCGACAATTAGCTTATAAATGCCGTTGGTATGGGAGAAATTACCTCGAAATAGATAGATGGTTTCCTAGTTCTAAGCGGTGTAGTAATTGCGGGTATATTGCTGAGAAAATGCCGTTAAATATTCGAGAATGGGATTGTCCAGACTGTGGGACGCACCATGACCGAGATGTTAACGCAAGTAAAAATATTTTGGCCGCAGGGCTTGCGGTGTCAGTCTGTAGAGCGACCATAAGACCAGAACAGAGTAAAACTGGGGCGGCAGGTGCGAAAAATCCTTCGGGACAGAAGCAGAAACCCAAATCGTGA
- a CDS encoding RuBisCO accumulation factor 1 produces the protein MTEQPRSTDDRISETEATELMRSLLHKEGNWVNWGQKCQKLQKAGYDSQLIFEQTGFQNAQQNLIIVAAQVFESLIKAGAAEDLLSYYIGPRSDVLYELRILNQEQRLGAAKLAAEKRIEVAEAHDIAKAIQDFSRLSQIPSEFTRHPGDAIAYQCWKRGKQKRDLAERAKLIAKGLKFAHSDSARQAIESLLQDFTVTPTRSAPLLPVHRLQDEDELARIIPLVGRFPVTVTDIKHTESLSVEEPFRLVTVGDKQTIVPLPGWQAILKAIDPIAILWPSDQLPRSIATRSEEVLLVIDRVFAEWDVNNYYLVERDNSVFLQWFDSPPNVTILGQLVLILRAKNILDEKNITEPWQMDD, from the coding sequence ATGACAGAACAGCCTCGCAGTACAGATGATCGAATCAGCGAAACGGAAGCGACCGAATTAATGCGATCGCTGCTTCATAAGGAAGGAAATTGGGTGAATTGGGGGCAAAAATGTCAAAAACTGCAAAAAGCTGGCTACGATTCCCAGTTAATCTTTGAACAAACCGGGTTTCAAAATGCCCAACAAAATTTAATTATTGTCGCTGCCCAAGTTTTTGAGAGTTTAATCAAAGCGGGAGCAGCTGAAGATTTGTTAAGTTACTACATCGGGCCGCGCAGTGATGTGCTATACGAATTGCGAATTCTCAACCAAGAACAAAGATTGGGGGCAGCGAAATTAGCGGCAGAAAAAAGGATTGAGGTGGCTGAAGCACACGATATCGCCAAAGCTATCCAAGATTTTTCCCGTTTATCCCAGATTCCCAGTGAATTTACCCGTCATCCTGGAGATGCGATCGCTTACCAGTGTTGGAAACGGGGTAAACAAAAGCGAGATTTAGCCGAAAGAGCGAAATTAATCGCTAAAGGTTTGAAATTTGCCCATTCTGACTCGGCCAGACAGGCGATCGAGTCTTTACTACAAGATTTTACCGTTACTCCCACCCGTAGCGCTCCCCTGCTACCCGTCCATCGTTTACAGGATGAGGACGAATTAGCCAGAATTATTCCTTTAGTAGGAAGATTTCCGGTGACGGTAACTGATATAAAACACACAGAAAGTTTGAGCGTCGAGGAACCTTTTCGACTGGTAACGGTGGGGGATAAACAAACAATTGTGCCTCTCCCCGGTTGGCAAGCAATTCTCAAAGCGATCGATCCTATAGCTATTTTATGGCCTAGCGATCAATTACCTCGATCGATTGCCACCAGATCCGAGGAAGTGTTATTAGTGATCGATCGAGTTTTTGCCGAATGGGACGTGAACAATTATTATCTAGTAGAGAGAGATAATTCCGTCTTTTTACAATGGTTTGATAGTCCCCCCAATGTCACCATCTTAGGTCAATTAGTCTTGATTTTAAGGGCTAAAAATATCCTTGATGAAAAAAACATCACCGAACCCTGGCAAATGGATGACTAA
- a CDS encoding carbon dioxide-concentrating mechanism protein, with the protein MKTKRHPKDSALGLVSTLSFPAIVGTADMMLKSAEVTLVGYEKIGGGHCTAIVRGNIADVRLAVEEGAKTAAQFGQLVSKSVIPRPMPNLEVIFPIGSRLAEIAQSQRGFSKLSNMSIGLLETRGFPAMVGAADAMLKSADVQLASYETIGDGLCTAIIRGSVANVAVAIDAGMREAEKIGELHAVMIIPRLLEDLEHTLPVASYWLETPEPLPMLLPNTVREKQRELVALPELEKTKIPIRRQEMQEKVLEEVIPVEVITDEDSY; encoded by the coding sequence ATGAAAACCAAGCGTCACCCCAAAGATAGCGCCTTGGGTTTGGTCTCTACCCTCAGCTTTCCGGCGATCGTCGGGACGGCGGATATGATGCTAAAATCAGCAGAAGTTACCCTCGTGGGTTACGAAAAAATTGGCGGTGGTCACTGTACGGCGATCGTGCGTGGTAATATTGCCGATGTGCGGTTAGCAGTGGAAGAAGGGGCAAAAACCGCCGCACAGTTCGGACAATTGGTATCTAAATCCGTTATTCCCCGACCGATGCCCAATTTAGAGGTAATTTTCCCAATTGGTAGCCGTTTAGCCGAAATTGCCCAAAGTCAACGGGGGTTCAGCAAACTGAGCAATATGTCGATCGGTCTCTTGGAAACCCGCGGTTTTCCTGCTATGGTGGGGGCAGCCGATGCCATGTTAAAATCGGCCGATGTGCAGTTAGCTTCCTACGAAACAATTGGGGATGGTTTGTGTACGGCCATTATCCGGGGTTCCGTCGCTAATGTGGCCGTGGCCATTGATGCGGGAATGCGGGAAGCGGAGAAAATCGGTGAACTGCACGCGGTGATGATTATTCCCCGTTTATTGGAAGATTTAGAACATACCCTACCGGTGGCCAGCTACTGGTTAGAAACCCCCGAACCTCTACCGATGTTGTTACCCAATACTGTCCGGGAAAAACAACGGGAATTGGTCGCTTTACCGGAATTGGAAAAAACCAAAATACCGATTCGTCGCCAAGAAATGCAGGAAAAAGTGTTAGAAGAAGTGATTCCCGTGGAAGTTATCACCGATGAGGACAGTTATTAA
- the mazE gene encoding type II toxin-antitoxin system MazE family antitoxin, with protein sequence MSKKVSITLDDEVLDFVDQLASNRSSFINDVLWQEKRRVFMKELEDAYKDQANDPEIQAEISVWDIAVGDGLNA encoded by the coding sequence ATGAGTAAGAAAGTTAGCATAACCTTAGATGACGAAGTTTTGGACTTTGTAGATCAACTAGCAAGCAATCGTAGCAGCTTTATAAATGATGTTCTCTGGCAAGAGAAAAGAAGGGTTTTTATGAAAGAGCTAGAAGACGCTTATAAAGATCAGGCCAATGATCCAGAGATACAAGCAGAAATCTCTGTCTGGGATATTGCAGTGGGCGACGGTCTAAATGCCTAA
- a CDS encoding type II toxin-antitoxin system PemK/MazF family toxin — protein MPNGRLTYKRGEIWWIDLKPVVGYETDKERPCLILQNDIGNQNGTTTVVAPLLPGKRTYPFVVNITPTVQNGLDGDRHINLSQMRAVDSQRIKNKQGVLEDVYWEEIEKAICIELGFSKSLSP, from the coding sequence ATGCCTAATGGAAGACTAACCTATAAGCGAGGAGAGATCTGGTGGATCGATCTGAAACCCGTTGTTGGTTATGAAACCGATAAAGAACGTCCTTGCCTGATTTTACAAAACGATATTGGCAATCAAAATGGAACAACGACAGTAGTTGCTCCATTGTTGCCCGGGAAAAGGACTTATCCTTTTGTTGTCAATATTACCCCGACAGTGCAGAATGGACTAGACGGAGATCGACACATCAACTTAAGTCAAATGAGGGCTGTAGATTCTCAAAGAATTAAGAATAAACAGGGTGTTTTAGAAGACGTTTATTGGGAAGAAATAGAGAAAGCAATATGTATTGAGCTCGGTTTCAGCAAATCCCTATCGCCGTAG